A region of the Stieleria neptunia genome:
CGCCCGTCGTTTCGCTGCCGCCGAAGCTTGACGCGAACAATCGGGGGTGCTTTTCTGGACCGGCGTGCGTTGGTAGGAACCCGGCGAAAAACGCATGATGGGCTGCGTAGGTGAACGTTGCGGGGGAATGTCGGCGTTGCCAGCCATTGGCCGGCAAGTAACGAGCGAAGTTGGGCAAACGCCCCTGTTCAAACAGTTCTTGGGCCACGTCAAAGCGAAGCGTATCCAGCGTTGCCATCAAGAGGTCGCTGCGTCCGATATGGGTCAACATGCGGCCCCCTCAAGCCAAGGAGTCAACTGACGCTGCAAATCATCCGGTCCAGACACCTGACAAGCCCTCCAGCCAGCAGCCCTGGCAGCCATCACGTCGGTTTCGAGTTGGTCGCCAAAGTACAGGCACTCGGTTGCCGGCAATCCTAAGGCGTTGGCGACGAACTCGAATGCTGCGCGGTCAGGTTTTGCCACGCCAATCTGAGCTGAAATGAAGATCCGATCGGACTCGATGATCTGGTCGAGCGTCAGTGCTTGCAGTTTGATCGTCTGAGTGTCCACGCCGCCGTTGGTCAGGATGGCGAGCCTGTGATTCAATTTCAACTGTTTCAATGCAGTCATCAACCCGAGTTCGTTTCGAATGCACCTCGCCAGCGACACGGCAAAGCGGTTTTGATCGATGTCCGCACCGGTCATCGACTCGAAAGCCGCAAAGAAGTCGTCGCGATCTCCCAAACCGTTTTGATCAAGGTCACTCAACTGTGTCCGATCACGATCGGACATGTCCAGGTTGGCGATCCAGCAATCCATCGCATGCCGGCGGTCGAACAAGGTCTGATCGAGATCGAAAACGATGGCGGTCGGTGGAATCAAGCGAGGGCCTCCCGGTCAGCGGCGTTTGACTGAAGGATGGCCTCATACACCGTTTTGCCGCCGGCAACTAGATTCGGCAAGAAATCACCAAACGCGTTGACTTCGCAAACCAGCGGATCACCCGAACGCGGCAACAGGATGTCGACGCCGCAATACAGCGTTTCTGGGAAACAACTCGCCGCATGCAACGCCAGGCGTCGGCAGCGTTCGACTCGCGATGAACCGACCGCATCGGTCACCGCCTGCAACGATCCACGCCGATTTCCCAAGTGCAAGTTCGTGATCGGCGAAGCGCTTTGCCGTACCACCAGATGCTCGGCACGTCCGTTGATCACCACGACGCGCAGGTCAAAACGGTCGCCTTCGACGCGAGCTTTGTTCACGGCGGCCTCGGCGATCATGCCCTGAGGGACGAGTACTGCGAAGATGTCTTCGATGTCACTTGGCGATGTGAACGAACGCACGCGAAGGGAATTAAACAATCCGATGCCGCCCGCGTCACGGACAATCTCGATGGGCGCGATCAATTGCTGCCGACCCTTGCTGATGCGGTAGCAGCACACGCCGGACGCGGACGATGCATACCGAGGTTTCACAAAAACTCGGCCGCCGACCTGCTTCGCAAAGCGCCTCAAGGATTCCCCGAATGAGATCTTTTCGGTCGGCAGCAATCTCGTTTGGGGGCGGTCAGGCAACAATCGCCGATGCGTTGCCCATTTGTCGAACATGACGGCAATGTCCATCGGATTTTGATCGAGCGATATCTCGGTGCGCTGCGTCGACCAATGGCTCAGATCTTCCAGTACCCGGCAGAGACCTGAGTATTGCCGGTCCAGCGATTGGATTTCTCCCGGCTTTGGAAATGCGTTTCCTCCGCCATGTCGGATGAGCGCGGCAAGCACATCGTCACGCTGACCGAACGAATCGATCCGCAATCGGGATCCGGCGGGAATGCAATTCAATGCCTGACAACCACGACCGATCAAATCCAGCCATTCGACGCACCTCGGCGGTTGCATTCCACATCGCACCGCAGCTGCACTGTAGTCGGAGAATCGTTTGCTTGAGGAATCGCCGAGGATCCAGTGTGTTTGTGGTGACGGCGGCATGCGACTATTCACCCACGGCCACAAACCGCCACTCTTCGTCATCGTCCATGTGACTGGGCTTGGATAAATCCATCTTGATCGGCAGTTTTTTCAACAACTTGGTGACTTCGCTTGTCAAATAGTTGTAGTGAAGACTGGCATGCTGAAGAGCCCCGTCAGTCGGCAGCGAGAGAAGGGCCCTTCCACCTTCATCTGTCATCACACCCAACGAGAGGTCGAGCGTTTCGATGCGCTGGACGAGCGGACTGTTGACAATCACCGCGGCAACATCATCTGCGAACTGACAATTTCGCAAGCCTAGGTATTTCAAGTTCGGAAAGAGATCGCCACTGAGAATCGGTTGCAAATCTTCGATTGTGCTATCGCCACCGTACTCGTCGGTTCCGAGCCAGAGTTCCAAATGCTCCAGTGCAGGGAATTTGGAACGCCCAACGGCGCGCACAACCTCGGCCGGCAAGCCACCAGACTCGCAAATCAGGCCTCGCAATTTCGCGTGCTGCGGCTTGCTAATCGCAAGATCATTGCCACCCCGGGTTCGCAGCAATTCCAACTCCGGGAACGCATTCAACAACGGCGACACATCTGCCTGATGAATCCACGACATTTCATTTTCTTCAGAAACGATGTCGCCGAGGTAGATCGCTTTGAGGCTCTTGAGTCGATCGCGATTTTCACAGAGCAGTTCGATCACATCGCTGGGATCGCCATCGCTGTCATCGCCAGCCCAATTGCCGATGATGATTCCCATCGCTTCGCTGGCCGCGTCGGTGTCCAGAAAGTGCGTCAGGTGCGGGATGCAGGTGGCGTCATCATAGTCGCTGCGAAAACGGTAAACCGTCTTGCCACCGCTGGTCGGTTTCTTGTCGGGCTCATAATCTGCGACACGTTTCCCAATGAAGGTTTTCGCGTTGTGATCAATATCGTCTTGCTTCACGATCGAGCGAAACGCGAGTACCGGCAGCACGTCACCGTCCTTCCCTGTTGAGGCGGAAGCACTGCCGGCATCCACATAGCCCTTTTTCATTTTGGCAGCGACCAACTTGTCAAAGTCCTTGCGAGCCGCCTCCTCGTTGGCAAAGCTTTTTGTCTTCGTCTGTCCATCGGTACCTGATCGCCCAAAGTTCACCGTGTGCGAGTCGCCGCTGAGTTCAATGTTCCAAAACTTGTTCGATGCCGAATCCATGAAAACCAACTCGCGTCGATTCATCGGTTGCTCCAGGGGGAAGTGAGACAAGGCGTAATGGGAAAACGCCGACAATCTACCAGACTTGAACGACTAGGTTTCAATCGTCGGCCGGTAAAGAGACGGATCGTCAAAGCCGGCCATCCAGGCGGCGGCTTGGTGGCAGGTTTTCATCTGCGGTGGAACTCGCAAAAAATACTGACGGTTCGTCGATGGACATCGGCACGCCAACCCAACCAGCGGCTCATCGTCGCCGAGTTCAATTTGTAACAATTGCCGATTGCCGCCGGCGTCGGTGTCCTGGTCCAACTCCTTCGCACCGACCTCCTCCGAGAATCGCAAGTATCCCATGCGTTCGATCATGACCCGGCGCAGCTCCGCGTTCTTTTCGGCCAAGACCTGCTTTGAGGTGATTTTCTCGGGCTCGAACGCGATCTCGTGCGTTACCGGAACACTCCGCCATCGTAGCGGAGCGGTCCGAAGCGAATTCGGCAACGAAGCAATGCTCGAACCACCGATGTCGATCCAGCCGGACACCCGGAGCCCCTCAGGCACCTCGTGCAGGTTCACACAACCGGCTAAATCCAACTGCCCGAGCGGCCCCAACCAGCGAGGAAGATTGCGGACTTCGATGCAGTTTCTCAAATGCACGTTACCGTTTCGGATCGTCGCCTCTTTTGGCCAGACGGATAGACGAGGGCACTCACTCGCATTCAAGAACCATGTGTTCAACCGCTCTGGCAATCTGTCCAGGAAGTTGCAGCCTCGCAAACTGAGTGATCCACACGTCAATCCAGTCGGCAACCGCTCCAAATGCTTGCAATTATCCAGGGTCAGCCGCGATCGCACTTTCACTTTTGACGAAAGGGACGTAATCGCAGTACCGCTGAGGTCCAGATCATTGCACGTGATCGAGCAGGGGACCGTTTTTACTTCCGTACCGCTCAAATCGATGCTGCCATCGACGCGAACGGCCTTCGATTCACCCGCAAGCACATGCTCACGGGCCTGCAGTGGCGTCATGATCATGGCTTCAGTCCCGGATGGTGCGAATTTCTTCGGGTGAATACTCTCGTTGCCGCCAGACGCGATAAAAGCCGGACGTCAATGTGATGGCGTCGTGTTCGTCATGGACCAGGGTCGCGACCTCCGCTGTCACGTGAAGAAACAGACCGTCGGGTGTGTCGTACAGATCGGCCGCACCCCGTTCGGCGATTCGATGGCAGTGCCCGGTCAGCTCGCCGTGGGCAAGAATAGTGTGTTGTGCCTTGCGTCGAGTGTCCGGCAAGGTTGCCACCTCTTCGACCATGACGTCCCCGTGACGAAATTGAGACATGATTCTGTTCCGTTTGGTTGCAGGTAAGAGTGCCATCCAGCGGTCGATAGGATGCGGTGTCGATGGACTCGTTTGGTCACGCCATGGAATGGGCACTTTCAATCCGTCGACGTGCATTGAGTATGGTACCTGCTAGAATGCAGGGACAGGAACAGTGTCCTTGCAATGGAGTGATTTTTTCGCGTTTGCAACGAACGAAAACTGAGCGTCGACAGGCTGGAAGCCTATCCCACTTATTATCAACTCGATCAACAAAGCAGCTCAGGAGCCTGAATTGGATTCATCAAAGACTTCGCCGGATGAATTATCGAACGATGTGATCCGAGCTGCGAGTGCACATCAGGGATCCGACTGCCCGGATGATCTTCGCGACGCTCTCAACGCGATTGGTGAGCATGAACATCGTCAGCGGGCGAGGCTGCTGGTCGCGAAACGACTTGGCGAAGTCACTAGCCCAACCGGGGCCGGTTTCCTGGCCGTCTGGTTGGGCGCAGGAGTGGAAGCAGGAGCCGATCCGGACTTGACGGGGGGCGAAGTTCTCGGATCTCTTTTGCATTGGGCGGGCTCCGTTGCGAGCCTTCCCGACGAAGATGCCGATGATGATGATCCGGAAGTCGACTCGGAAATCGTCTCGGGGCTGGAAATGCTCGGTCGGGGACTTGTTGCTCATCTCTCCCGTTCGCCCGCATTGTTGCAACAAATGGCAAACGATGGCGAGGCGGTCATGGACAACAGGTCCTCCTGTTGTGGCCGATGATGATCCAGTCGCGTCAATGGGGAGGTGGTTTTTTTGGCCCATTCCTGCAGGCCTCGCCGCCTGACGTGACGGTCACTGCGGAATTAACCGATGCCGAGGTCCAACACTGGTTCGAAACGCTGAATCTGCCGGAAGTCGCAGCAAAGCCTTGGTGGAAGTTTTGGTGAATTTTGCGGCGGCTATCTGGATCGCTGTCTTAATAGATCTTCAATAATCGCCCGGCGTTTTCTTCGAACCGCTCCGACAGCGATCGCCGCATTCTGTTAGACTCCGAATCATGCGGACCGAACCAATGCAATCCCCTTTCGAGACCGTGCTCGTGGATCCCGAAAACAATAGGTTGGCCGATGCTACCCGGCCTGTGCTTCGATCGGCCACGATTGCCCTCCATCTGGATGCGCTCTGGAGACGATCGTAGATCAGGCATCTCGATTCAGCGTGATACTTCGGCGACGGACAGGAACGTCCGTCGAACGTCTATCTGTTCCTTGGTTTGATGTCGAAACACGTGTCGGATTCACACTGGAAAATTAGCTGCCCTTTCGAGGGCCCCGGTCAATGATGTTTCAATCGGGAACACTGCCGTTTCTTTGGGTGTCGGCCATTCTGATTGCCGCGGCAGTCGCGCCGGTGGTCAATCGCGTCTTCGGTTCGCGCGGTGGCTGGGGGCTGGCATTGATCCCGGTCGGGGTGGTCGCCTCCATGCTGAACTTGTGGCCATCGGTCGTTGACATGCAAGAGGTGTCGGCGTCGGTCGACTGGGTGCCGGCATTGAATCTGACGGTGTCGCTGCGGCTGGACGGACTGAGCCTGCTGTTCGGGCTGCTGATCACCGGCATTGGCGCGTTGATTCTGATTTATGCGGCAGGTTACCTGAACGGCGATGAACGACTGGGGCGGCTGTGGATGTTGCTGCTGTTGTTCATGGCGGCAATGTTGGGACTGGTGCTGGCTGACAACCTGCTGACGCTGTTCATCTTCTGGGAATTGACCAGCATCACGTCGTATCTGTTGATCGGATTTAATTCTGACAAACCCGAATCACGAGCGTCCGCGTTGCAGGCGTTGTTGGTGACCGGGGGCGGGGGATTGGCGTTGTTGCCGGGGTTGCTGTTGCTCGGATTGGCGGGCGGTTCGTTCGAGCTCTCTTCGCTGCTGGACAATGCGGAAGCCATTCGTCAGCACCCGTTCTATGTTCCCATGTTGGTGCTGATTTTGGCGGGAGCGTTTACGAAATCGGCGCAGTTCCCGTTCCATTTTTGGCTTCCCAATGCGATGGCGGCCCCGACGCCGATCAGCGCCTACCTGCATTCGGCCACGATGGTCAAAGCGGGGGTGTATTTGATCGCTCGGTTGCAACCGATCTTGGGCGGGACGACGGAGTGGTTTTGGATGATCGCCCCGGTCGGCACGATCACGATGCTTCTGGGCGCATGGCTGGCGCTGCGGGCGGCGGACCTAAAACAGATCCTCGCCTACGCGACCATCAGTGTGCTCGGATCGCTGACGATGC
Encoded here:
- a CDS encoding STM4014 family protein; translated protein: MPPSPQTHWILGDSSSKRFSDYSAAAVRCGMQPPRCVEWLDLIGRGCQALNCIPAGSRLRIDSFGQRDDVLAALIRHGGGNAFPKPGEIQSLDRQYSGLCRVLEDLSHWSTQRTEISLDQNPMDIAVMFDKWATHRRLLPDRPQTRLLPTEKISFGESLRRFAKQVGGRVFVKPRYASSASGVCCYRISKGRQQLIAPIEIVRDAGGIGLFNSLRVRSFTSPSDIEDIFAVLVPQGMIAEAAVNKARVEGDRFDLRVVVINGRAEHLVVRQSASPITNLHLGNRRGSLQAVTDAVGSSRVERCRRLALHAASCFPETLYCGVDILLPRSGDPLVCEVNAFGDFLPNLVAGGKTVYEAILQSNAADREALA
- a CDS encoding DUF6745 domain-containing protein, which codes for MIMTPLQAREHVLAGESKAVRVDGSIDLSGTEVKTVPCSITCNDLDLSGTAITSLSSKVKVRSRLTLDNCKHLERLPTGLTCGSLSLRGCNFLDRLPERLNTWFLNASECPRLSVWPKEATIRNGNVHLRNCIEVRNLPRWLGPLGQLDLAGCVNLHEVPEGLRVSGWIDIGGSSIASLPNSLRTAPLRWRSVPVTHEIAFEPEKITSKQVLAEKNAELRRVMIERMGYLRFSEEVGAKELDQDTDAGGNRQLLQIELGDDEPLVGLACRCPSTNRQYFLRVPPQMKTCHQAAAWMAGFDDPSLYRPTIET
- a CDS encoding STM4015 family protein — encoded protein: MNRRELVFMDSASNKFWNIELSGDSHTVNFGRSGTDGQTKTKSFANEEAARKDFDKLVAAKMKKGYVDAGSASASTGKDGDVLPVLAFRSIVKQDDIDHNAKTFIGKRVADYEPDKKPTSGGKTVYRFRSDYDDATCIPHLTHFLDTDAASEAMGIIIGNWAGDDSDGDPSDVIELLCENRDRLKSLKAIYLGDIVSEENEMSWIHQADVSPLLNAFPELELLRTRGGNDLAISKPQHAKLRGLICESGGLPAEVVRAVGRSKFPALEHLELWLGTDEYGGDSTIEDLQPILSGDLFPNLKYLGLRNCQFADDVAAVIVNSPLVQRIETLDLSLGVMTDEGGRALLSLPTDGALQHASLHYNYLTSEVTKLLKKLPIKMDLSKPSHMDDDEEWRFVAVGE
- a CDS encoding HAD family hydrolase, whose product is MIPPTAIVFDLDQTLFDRRHAMDCWIANLDMSDRDRTQLSDLDQNGLGDRDDFFAAFESMTGADIDQNRFAVSLARCIRNELGLMTALKQLKLNHRLAILTNGGVDTQTIKLQALTLDQIIESDRIFISAQIGVAKPDRAAFEFVANALGLPATECLYFGDQLETDVMAARAAGWRACQVSGPDDLQRQLTPWLEGAAC